A genomic region of Streptomyces rimosus contains the following coding sequences:
- a CDS encoding tachylectin-related carbohydrate-binding protein: MLRMQRIRRRFRPALIAAAVAASLALPLAAAGPAAASAQPRPASERTAMYARDHDGVLWQYEGTGWTVPPFRPRARIGGGWDEYVQITSLGGTSAGGTGDVAAVDRSGKLYFYEGSGDPSAPFKSRQAIGYGWDRYISITGAGDANNDGKNDLVARDTDGGLYFYAGTGKPSAPFAPPVRVGGGWQVYDHLTTFGNGLLARDTDGVLWKYQATGSSDPSRPFESRARVGGGWNIYADFVGIRDLDGDQLPDLAARDLDGNLSVYEGMRYQGRVVPNKAIPIGGGWQAYDLLF, translated from the coding sequence ATGTTACGCATGCAGCGCATCCGCCGTCGTTTCCGTCCGGCTCTGATCGCCGCCGCCGTCGCGGCCTCGCTCGCCCTGCCGCTCGCCGCCGCCGGCCCGGCCGCCGCGTCGGCGCAGCCCCGGCCCGCCTCGGAGCGTACGGCGATGTACGCCCGTGACCACGACGGTGTGCTGTGGCAGTACGAGGGCACGGGGTGGACCGTTCCGCCGTTCCGGCCGCGGGCGAGAATCGGCGGGGGCTGGGACGAGTATGTGCAGATCACCTCGCTCGGGGGGACGTCGGCCGGCGGTACGGGGGACGTCGCGGCCGTCGACCGGAGCGGGAAGCTGTACTTCTACGAGGGCAGCGGCGATCCGTCCGCGCCGTTCAAGTCTCGGCAGGCCATCGGATACGGCTGGGACCGGTACATCAGCATCACGGGTGCGGGCGACGCCAACAACGACGGCAAGAACGACCTGGTGGCCCGCGACACCGACGGCGGCCTCTACTTCTACGCCGGTACGGGCAAGCCCTCCGCCCCGTTCGCGCCGCCGGTGCGGGTGGGCGGCGGCTGGCAGGTCTACGACCACCTGACCACCTTCGGCAACGGCCTCCTGGCCCGCGACACGGACGGCGTGCTCTGGAAGTACCAGGCCACCGGCTCCAGCGACCCTTCCCGGCCCTTCGAGAGCCGGGCCCGCGTGGGCGGCGGCTGGAACATCTACGCCGACTTCGTCGGCATCCGGGACCTGGACGGCGACCAGCTGCCCGATCTGGCCGCCCGCGACCTCGACGGCAACCTGTCGGTCTACGAGGGAATGCGCTACCAGGGCAGGGTCGTTCCCAACAAGGCCATCCCGATCGGTGGCGGCTGGCAAGCCTACGATCTCCTGTTCTGA